In a genomic window of Leifsonia xyli subsp. cynodontis DSM 46306:
- a CDS encoding S53 family peptidase, translated as MAATWGRPRKTQGEQTLDVEAVHAIAPAARILYVGATNCLGGVDLALSKVLDNKLANIVSNSYSSTEYDSRHDFKREVNLQLQAIGEGIGLYYANGDDGDNSLILGHPSANFSDSSPWVTAVGGTSLAIDKNGRRSWETGWGDQADLIVKNAQGGLEFDSPLPGPAEGFFGGAGGGPSAVFTEPDYQRGVVPQSLSEGLRVSSDIAALADPFIGFQVGLRPIINDDTLETGGYTTSVTGGTSLATPIVAAHIALAQQATGTAVGFANPALYALNRVLPGAFQDILPQQNPPQAVVRTNPLTGHTFFVTFDQDLGLKTAKGYDPVTGLGSVSLDLLKRVAGSH; from the coding sequence GTGGCTGCTACGTGGGGACGACCTCGCAAAACGCAGGGCGAGCAGACGCTCGATGTCGAGGCGGTGCATGCCATCGCACCGGCAGCGCGCATCCTCTACGTCGGCGCCACGAACTGCCTGGGCGGCGTAGACCTTGCGTTGTCCAAGGTTCTGGACAACAAGCTCGCGAACATCGTCAGCAACTCATACTCCTCCACAGAATATGACTCTCGTCATGACTTCAAACGCGAGGTCAACCTGCAGTTGCAGGCGATCGGTGAGGGCATTGGCCTGTACTACGCGAACGGGGACGATGGCGACAACAGCCTGATCCTCGGCCACCCGTCGGCGAATTTCTCCGACTCCTCGCCGTGGGTCACTGCGGTGGGCGGCACGAGCCTCGCGATCGATAAGAACGGCCGCCGCAGTTGGGAGACCGGCTGGGGTGACCAGGCAGACCTGATCGTGAAGAACGCCCAAGGCGGCCTCGAGTTCGACTCGCCGCTGCCCGGGCCGGCGGAAGGCTTTTTCGGCGGTGCCGGCGGTGGCCCCTCTGCGGTTTTCACCGAGCCGGACTATCAGCGTGGCGTCGTTCCGCAGTCGTTGAGCGAGGGCCTCCGCGTCTCTTCGGACATCGCTGCGCTGGCCGATCCGTTCATCGGGTTCCAGGTCGGCCTTCGCCCGATCATCAACGATGACACCCTCGAGACCGGCGGCTACACCACCTCCGTCACCGGCGGAACCTCGCTGGCCACTCCGATCGTCGCCGCCCACATCGCCCTCGCGCAGCAGGCGACCGGCACCGCCGTCGGGTTCGCGAACCCGGCGCTCTACGCCCTCAATCGTGTCCTGCCCGGCGCCTTCCAGGACATCCTCCCGCAGCAGAACCCGCCGCAGGCTGTGGTTCGCACGAATCCGCTCACCGGCCACACGTTCTTCGTGACGTTCGATCAGGACCTGGGGCTGAAGACAGCGAAGGGCTACGACCCCGTCACCGGTCTCGGCAGCGTCTCGCTCGACCTGCTCAAGCGGGTGGCGGGCAGCCACTGA
- a CDS encoding DUF1304 domain-containing protein — translation MIVLATVMVTLAAALHIAIFFMESVTWTRPAVWRRFGLTDQAAAETTRPLAYNQGFYNLFLAIGAIVGLILYRVGTPGAGLALILFTMGSMLAAAVVLVTSGSGHLRSALIQGTLPLIGIVLMLLS, via the coding sequence ATGATCGTCCTCGCCACCGTCATGGTCACACTGGCCGCCGCCCTGCACATCGCGATCTTCTTCATGGAGAGCGTCACCTGGACGCGACCGGCGGTGTGGAGGCGGTTCGGTCTGACCGACCAGGCGGCGGCGGAGACGACACGACCGCTGGCCTACAACCAGGGTTTCTACAATCTGTTCCTCGCGATCGGGGCGATCGTCGGGCTGATCCTCTACAGGGTCGGGACGCCGGGAGCCGGGCTCGCGCTCATCCTGTTCACAATGGGGTCCATGCTGGCCGCAGCGGTCGTGCTGGTCACGAGTGGCTCCGGGCATCTGCGCTCGGCGCTGATCCAGGGAACGCTGCCGCTGATCGGCATCGTCCTGATGCTGCTGTCGTAG
- a CDS encoding S-layer homology domain-containing protein has protein sequence MPAASKFAGEIAWMKQSGLSTGNADGTYLPKAEITREAMAAFLHRARNMR, from the coding sequence GTGCCCGCCGCTAGCAAGTTCGCCGGTGAGATCGCGTGGATGAAACAGTCCGGGCTGTCGACGGGCAACGCTGATGGCACTTACTTGCCCAAGGCGGAGATTACGCGGGAGGCCATGGCGGCCTTCCTCCACCGAGCCCGGAACATGCGCTGA
- a CDS encoding ATP-binding protein encodes MKQFGNISDFLSTSPLVGRRSELRSALALSEASRLVTVTGPGGVGKTRFALELAGRLSQRFALPVWVLPLARSVDLDDGISSTLRQIGQDSASLIDYLASREAVLVVDNCEHLLPECRELIGQIRKRCPSVRVIATSREHLGIDGEAIFALPVLGLKSPAGAGDEPSDSARLFLMRVAARNPEVELESELRTVERICSRLDGLPLAIELAAARAALFSPAELLERLESPLRLLTADRGRSDRNASIRRSIGWSYDLCAPDEKRVWRFLSVFTGQIPLSTIEYVTRRVTPDVENTLDLAHSLVDKSVLSTSRDEHGVWFSLLVPLREYGREALESAGEDTLARRIHLDRCIDLVSEVEAEWASARQRSLQAQISHAIPDVRSAIDFACADLSLHRSCLDLLVPLWRQLWVDRDRLGELIGWLDTVLSGMAETDETVVEALIMRAYFAGIAQGMPAAEPRFAAALQRADEIGYADAHLIYDIGMATLLPDGDEAIELYERSLPAAMKNPHILLGTRIQPLLTLMHDRLGHRERADELTRTFVERSTFTGEVLDRSYLMFGRGVNALTRGEAQTAIDFAEECVRLTQTTLTHDTGASLETGRRRPRGARRPRRRRPCARDRRCGLGHDRPALRELPPATRRPRTDRSRRPGGSR; translated from the coding sequence ATGAAACAGTTCGGTAACATCTCAGATTTTCTCAGCACGAGCCCGCTCGTCGGAAGACGCTCCGAACTCCGCAGCGCCCTCGCCCTGTCCGAAGCGTCGCGCCTGGTGACCGTCACCGGCCCCGGCGGGGTGGGCAAGACCCGCTTCGCCCTCGAACTGGCCGGCCGGCTCTCGCAACGCTTCGCCCTCCCGGTCTGGGTGCTCCCTCTCGCCCGATCGGTCGACCTCGACGACGGGATCAGCAGCACGCTGCGGCAGATCGGCCAAGACTCCGCCTCGCTGATCGACTACCTGGCGAGCCGGGAGGCCGTCCTCGTCGTGGACAACTGCGAGCATCTCCTCCCGGAGTGCCGCGAGCTCATCGGTCAGATCCGCAAGCGCTGCCCGTCGGTCCGGGTGATCGCGACCTCTCGCGAGCATCTGGGCATCGACGGCGAAGCCATCTTCGCTCTCCCGGTCCTCGGCCTGAAATCCCCGGCCGGCGCCGGAGACGAGCCCTCAGACTCGGCCCGCCTCTTCCTGATGCGGGTCGCCGCCCGGAACCCGGAAGTGGAGTTGGAGTCCGAGCTCCGCACCGTCGAGCGGATCTGCTCGCGCCTGGACGGGCTTCCGCTCGCGATCGAGCTCGCTGCGGCGCGAGCTGCGCTGTTCTCGCCAGCGGAGCTGCTGGAACGGCTGGAATCGCCGCTGAGACTTCTCACGGCGGACCGCGGGCGCTCGGACCGCAACGCCTCGATCCGCCGGTCGATCGGGTGGAGCTACGATCTGTGCGCTCCGGACGAGAAACGGGTCTGGCGGTTCCTCTCGGTCTTCACCGGGCAAATCCCCCTCTCGACCATCGAGTATGTGACCCGGCGAGTCACCCCGGACGTCGAGAACACGCTCGATCTCGCCCACTCGCTCGTGGACAAGTCCGTGCTCAGCACGAGCCGGGATGAGCACGGCGTGTGGTTCTCCCTCCTGGTCCCCCTCCGCGAGTACGGGCGCGAGGCCCTCGAATCCGCCGGCGAAGACACCCTCGCCCGCCGCATCCATCTGGACCGCTGCATCGATCTCGTGAGCGAGGTGGAAGCCGAGTGGGCGAGCGCGCGGCAGCGCTCCCTCCAGGCGCAGATCTCCCACGCGATCCCCGACGTCCGTTCGGCGATCGACTTCGCCTGTGCCGACCTCTCGCTCCACCGGAGCTGCCTCGATCTGCTCGTGCCGCTGTGGCGGCAGCTCTGGGTGGACCGCGACCGGCTGGGAGAGCTCATCGGCTGGCTGGACACGGTTCTCTCTGGAATGGCGGAGACCGACGAGACTGTGGTCGAGGCCCTCATCATGCGGGCCTACTTCGCCGGGATCGCCCAGGGCATGCCGGCCGCCGAACCCCGCTTCGCCGCAGCGCTCCAGCGGGCGGACGAGATCGGGTACGCGGACGCGCACCTCATCTACGACATCGGGATGGCGACTCTCCTGCCCGACGGGGACGAGGCCATCGAACTCTACGAGCGGTCTCTGCCCGCAGCGATGAAGAATCCCCACATCCTCCTGGGGACCAGAATCCAGCCGCTGCTGACGCTGATGCACGACCGGCTGGGGCACCGCGAGCGCGCGGATGAGCTGACGAGGACGTTCGTCGAGCGCTCGACGTTCACCGGAGAGGTCCTCGACCGTTCCTATCTGATGTTCGGACGCGGTGTGAACGCCCTCACCCGCGGCGAGGCGCAGACGGCGATCGACTTCGCCGAGGAGTGCGTCCGCCTCACCCAGACGACACTGACCCACGACACCGGCGCCAGTCTGGAGACTGGTCGCCGGCGGCCTCGTGGAGCTCGGCGACCCCGTCGGCGCCGCCCGTGCGCTCGGGACCGCCGATGCGGTCTGGGACACGATCGGCCGGCACTCCGTGAACTTCCTCCAGCAACCCGCCGACCGCGCACCGATCGAAGCCGCCGTCCGGGAGGTTCTCGGTGA
- a CDS encoding LuxR C-terminal-related transcriptional regulator — MTRLTPPRPPRREREIRRLVRAGLSNREIALRLTLSVRTVEGHVQNTLVQTRLRVAEAPHSQRVAPPDGVTKGHPAVAVHACDSRCTRTRLGMSGTARFHPVDRAFRPHCAEQSRGLCGQALRRNPVSLSVYLSVYLDRAIACHRHGRTPVLHKGKPP, encoded by the coding sequence GTGACGAGGCTTACGCCGCCGAGGCCTCCGCGGCGCGAGCGGGAGATCCGCCGCCTGGTGCGGGCAGGGCTCAGCAATCGCGAGATCGCCCTCCGCCTGACGCTTTCGGTCCGCACGGTCGAGGGGCATGTGCAGAACACGCTCGTTCAAACTCGGCTACGAGTCGCGGAAGCACCTCATAGCCAACGAGTCGCGCCGCCTGACGGAGTGACCAAAGGACACCCCGCGGTCGCGGTCCACGCGTGCGACAGCCGATGCACAAGGACCAGGCTCGGCATGAGTGGCACAGCACGCTTCCACCCAGTCGATCGCGCATTCCGCCCACACTGCGCAGAGCAGTCAAGAGGGCTGTGCGGTCAGGCGCTCCGCCGGAATCCGGTCTCCTTATCCGTGTACTTATCGGTGTACTTAGACAGGGCTATCGCCTGTCATCGTCATGGTCGAACCCCCGTTTTGCACAAGGGGAAACCTCCCTGA
- a CDS encoding LapA family protein: MSTSVPQSGENAFVRFLKRKWLAIVLVVLLIVVALQNAVGNDQATLFLLWAQLAMPTWALVLIVFAIGAIAGWVFARNRAARKNQR, encoded by the coding sequence ATGAGCACGTCAGTCCCGCAGAGCGGTGAGAACGCCTTCGTCCGATTCCTGAAGCGCAAATGGCTGGCGATCGTGCTGGTCGTGCTCCTCATCGTAGTGGCCCTCCAGAACGCCGTCGGGAACGACCAGGCCACCCTGTTCCTGCTCTGGGCGCAACTGGCGATGCCGACCTGGGCGCTGGTGCTGATCGTGTTCGCGATCGGAGCGATCGCCGGCTGGGTGTTCGCGCGCAACCGCGCTGCCCGCAAAAACCAGCGTTGA
- a CDS encoding aldo/keto reductase yields MLYRRAGRSGLDLPALSLGLWHNFGDDRPLETQRAIVRRAFDLGITHFDLANNYGPPYGAAETAFGRILREDLRPYRDEIVLSSKAGWDMWPGPYEKGGGRKHLLGSLDQSLRRLGVEAVDIFYSHRPDPGTPLEETMGALDTAVCSGKALYVGISSYGPEETRRAAEILSDLGTPLLIHQPSYSLLNRWVETEGLLDTLGELGVGMIGFTALAQGMLTDKYLDGIPEDSRVTSLVIGASSVSQLEENIAALGNRSFTPEELAAIDRHVIDAGVDLWARARRGEL; encoded by the coding sequence ATGCTGTACCGCCGCGCCGGGCGCAGCGGCCTCGACCTGCCCGCGCTCTCCCTCGGCCTGTGGCACAACTTCGGTGACGACCGGCCCCTCGAGACGCAGCGCGCCATCGTGCGCCGGGCGTTCGACCTCGGCATCACCCACTTCGACCTGGCGAACAACTACGGACCGCCATACGGTGCGGCGGAGACCGCCTTCGGCCGCATCCTGAGAGAGGACCTCCGGCCGTACCGCGACGAGATCGTCCTCTCCTCGAAGGCCGGCTGGGACATGTGGCCGGGGCCGTACGAGAAGGGCGGCGGGCGGAAGCACCTGCTCGGCAGCCTCGACCAGTCGCTGAGGCGGCTCGGGGTCGAGGCTGTGGACATCTTCTACTCGCACCGGCCCGACCCGGGCACGCCGCTGGAGGAGACGATGGGCGCGCTCGACACTGCGGTGTGCAGCGGCAAAGCACTGTACGTGGGCATCTCGTCCTACGGCCCGGAGGAGACCCGGCGGGCGGCGGAGATCCTGAGCGACCTCGGGACGCCGCTGCTCATCCACCAGCCGTCGTACTCTCTGCTCAACCGGTGGGTCGAGACGGAGGGGCTGCTGGACACCCTCGGGGAGCTGGGGGTCGGTATGATCGGCTTCACGGCGCTGGCGCAGGGGATGCTGACGGACAAGTACCTGGACGGCATCCCCGAGGACTCCCGGGTCACCTCTCTCGTGATCGGCGCGAGCAGCGTCAGCCAGCTGGAGGAGAACATCGCCGCCCTCGGAAACCGGTCGTTCACGCCCGAGGAGCTGGCCGCGATCGACCGGCACGTGATCGACGCGGGCGTCGACCTGTGGGCCCGTGCCCGACGCGGGGAATTGTAG
- a CDS encoding glycosyltransferase family 39 protein has translation MSTVVDRSKNVIPGPPTALPPQTRAIAVAFGLIATAVSAAGSGVPSLWGDEAASLLSAQRPLPSLLRMLTHVDAVHGLYYLGLHGWIRLVGDSPFAIRFPNAVAIGLAVAAITVLASRHGGPVAAIAASIAGTVLPRLTYAGEEARSFAFTAAAAGWLTLLLVWLIDGRGRDAPARAQRWRWALYAAGMTVASYLFLYFASMLVAHLGILVFARASRPVLRAWAISAGAVLLVLSPLALLAFFERRQIAYLGRETLNPQQLLAEPWFGSVWDTMAAWAAILLALGGGLLLWRRAGGRFRPGRAAARTGTEPPQTATLSTTVVAGCWLVLPTAVLFLANLVFPLYTPRYSTFTAPAAALLVAEGVLLAARLLASRSRVPMAAAAGAGLLAFAAICLPAYLSQRGPYSKANSDWSEVSAAIGEYARPGDAVVFDESTRPSRRPRLAARTYPAGFAAVKDVTLRTPFAENIGWEDKAYSVPEAAALGRFDGVRRVWLIEDDEDGNLSDYGLADLETLGFEETGLRVPTHRTLLIELSR, from the coding sequence ATGAGCACTGTCGTCGATCGCAGCAAAAACGTCATACCCGGACCGCCGACCGCGCTCCCGCCCCAGACCCGCGCGATCGCGGTCGCTTTCGGCCTGATCGCGACCGCCGTCAGCGCAGCCGGAAGCGGGGTCCCTTCGCTCTGGGGCGACGAGGCCGCCTCCCTCCTCTCCGCCCAGCGCCCGCTGCCGAGTCTGCTCCGGATGCTGACGCACGTCGACGCGGTTCACGGCCTCTACTACCTCGGTCTGCACGGCTGGATTCGCCTGGTGGGCGACAGCCCGTTCGCCATCCGGTTCCCCAACGCGGTCGCGATCGGGCTGGCGGTGGCCGCCATCACCGTGCTCGCCAGCCGCCACGGCGGTCCGGTGGCGGCGATCGCGGCGAGCATCGCCGGGACCGTGCTCCCCCGGCTCACCTACGCCGGGGAGGAGGCGCGATCGTTCGCGTTCACGGCCGCCGCCGCGGGCTGGCTGACGCTGCTGCTGGTCTGGCTGATCGACGGCCGGGGCCGGGACGCTCCGGCGCGGGCGCAGCGCTGGCGCTGGGCGCTGTACGCGGCCGGGATGACCGTGGCGTCGTACCTCTTCCTCTACTTCGCGTCGATGCTCGTGGCGCACCTCGGCATCCTGGTCTTCGCGCGGGCCTCCCGGCCGGTGCTGCGGGCGTGGGCGATCAGTGCCGGGGCGGTGCTGCTCGTGCTCTCCCCACTGGCGCTGCTGGCGTTCTTCGAGCGGCGGCAGATCGCCTACCTCGGCAGAGAGACGCTGAATCCGCAGCAGCTCCTCGCCGAGCCCTGGTTCGGCAGCGTGTGGGACACGATGGCGGCGTGGGCGGCCATTCTGCTGGCGCTGGGCGGCGGTCTGCTCCTCTGGCGGCGGGCGGGCGGGCGGTTCCGGCCCGGGCGGGCGGCGGCGAGGACGGGGACCGAACCGCCACAGACGGCCACGCTCTCGACGACGGTCGTGGCCGGATGCTGGCTCGTGCTGCCGACCGCGGTCCTGTTCCTGGCGAACCTCGTCTTCCCGCTGTACACGCCGCGCTACTCCACATTCACGGCTCCCGCGGCGGCGCTGCTGGTGGCCGAGGGCGTTCTGCTCGCCGCGCGTCTGCTGGCGTCGCGCTCGCGCGTTCCGATGGCTGCTGCCGCGGGGGCCGGGCTGCTGGCGTTCGCCGCGATCTGCCTGCCGGCCTACCTCTCGCAGCGCGGACCGTACTCGAAGGCCAACTCGGACTGGTCGGAGGTGAGCGCGGCCATCGGCGAATATGCTCGCCCGGGAGATGCCGTCGTGTTCGACGAGTCCACGCGGCCATCGCGCCGCCCGCGGCTCGCCGCTCGCACCTACCCGGCTGGCTTCGCTGCGGTGAAGGACGTGACGTTGCGGACCCCGTTCGCGGAGAACATCGGCTGGGAGGACAAGGCGTACTCGGTGCCGGAGGCCGCGGCGCTCGGCCGCTTCGACGGGGTGCGCCGGGTGTGGCTGATCGAGGACGACGAGGACGGGAACCTGAGCGACTACGGGCTGGCCGACCTGGAGACGCTGGGCTTCGAGGAGACCGGCCTGCGCGTCCCGACCCATCGGACCCTGCTGATCGAACTCTCCCGGTAG
- a CDS encoding WecB/TagA/CpsF family glycosyltransferase has translation METRTPETWPIIRTPAMTIDLLDRDGALALIHDRAQDSGRAPLAVVSANLDHVHHFGRKGRWAGTIGGSDDLGGEDAVEWVTLIDGAPIAQQARRLTGRDWPRLAGSDLVGPLLDAAERDGLSVAFIGGSQETHAQLAAQFRAERPGLRVAGFWAPQRTELADPPASRAIAAEIRSAGADILVVGIGKPRQELWIAEYGALTGARVLLAFGAVVDFLAGRVQRAPGWIAKIGMEWAWRLMLEPRRLARRYLGQGPAAYREVRSWVDEETATTTALSPSDGTGRLAVAIVTDGESDADGLADALRDREGIAPERVRVIDGTHGFAAAVGHAVASAGDAEQLLVIRHDLRLDREAVAALNRRMRASGAGIVVPRVETAEGRTAQSLLRDPTPWRALGDAMLGERFPNRPRSLSGVDRDAESYAFAHPVEAADEAALLIHVPTANAAGRWDGTFRGIREQGATVWYEPAATARPV, from the coding sequence GTGGAAACCCGAACCCCCGAAACCTGGCCGATCATCCGCACGCCCGCGATGACGATCGATCTGCTCGACCGTGACGGCGCGCTCGCCCTCATTCACGACCGCGCCCAGGACAGCGGCCGCGCTCCGCTCGCGGTCGTCTCGGCGAACCTCGACCACGTCCACCACTTCGGGCGCAAGGGCCGCTGGGCCGGAACGATCGGCGGCTCCGACGACCTCGGCGGCGAGGACGCCGTGGAGTGGGTCACCCTCATCGACGGGGCCCCGATCGCCCAGCAGGCCCGGCGGCTGACCGGGCGCGACTGGCCGCGGCTCGCCGGCAGCGATCTCGTCGGCCCCCTCCTGGACGCCGCGGAGCGCGACGGCCTCTCGGTGGCCTTCATCGGCGGCAGCCAGGAGACGCACGCCCAGCTCGCCGCGCAATTCCGCGCCGAGCGCCCCGGCCTGCGCGTCGCCGGCTTCTGGGCGCCGCAGCGAACCGAACTGGCCGACCCTCCGGCCTCGCGCGCCATCGCCGCGGAGATCCGTTCGGCCGGCGCCGACATCCTGGTGGTCGGCATCGGAAAGCCCCGGCAGGAGCTCTGGATCGCCGAATACGGCGCTCTGACCGGCGCGCGGGTGCTGCTCGCTTTCGGCGCGGTGGTGGACTTCCTCGCGGGACGCGTCCAGCGCGCTCCGGGCTGGATCGCGAAGATCGGCATGGAGTGGGCGTGGCGGCTGATGCTCGAACCGCGCCGCCTCGCCCGCCGCTATCTCGGACAGGGACCGGCCGCCTACCGGGAGGTGCGCAGCTGGGTGGACGAGGAGACCGCCACGACGACCGCGCTCTCCCCCTCCGACGGCACTGGCCGGCTCGCCGTCGCAATCGTGACCGACGGAGAAAGCGATGCCGATGGGCTGGCGGACGCTCTGCGCGACCGGGAGGGCATCGCGCCCGAGCGGGTGCGCGTGATCGACGGGACGCACGGGTTCGCCGCGGCCGTCGGGCACGCCGTCGCATCCGCCGGCGACGCCGAGCAACTGCTGGTGATCCGTCACGACCTCCGGCTGGACAGGGAGGCCGTGGCCGCCCTGAACCGCCGCATGCGCGCGAGCGGCGCGGGCATCGTCGTCCCCCGCGTCGAGACGGCGGAAGGCCGGACAGCGCAGTCGCTGCTGCGCGATCCGACGCCCTGGCGCGCTCTGGGCGATGCGATGCTCGGCGAGCGCTTCCCGAACCGGCCCCGGTCGCTGAGCGGTGTGGACCGGGACGCTGAGAGCTACGCCTTCGCGCACCCCGTCGAGGCCGCAGACGAGGCCGCGCTGCTCATCCACGTGCCGACAGCGAACGCCGCGGGCCGCTGGGACGGGACGTTCCGCGGCATCCGCGAGCAGGGCGCGACGGTCTGGTACGAGCCCGCCGCGACCGCGCGACCCGTCTGA
- a CDS encoding glycosyltransferase, producing MRVVSLVTLVTPTGKYGGPVRVAVNQARALRDRGHEVTIAGAQRGYGGSPPTDLDGVPARLFPARTVLPGTGFAGLAAPGLHSWLREAVAESDIVHLHLARDLVTLPAAVHARRAGVPVVLQTHGMIDPSTHPLARPLDAFWTRSVLRDAAAVLYLTPREREGLIAVAGDRLRLVPLGNGVPHSRARQSRNGVEVLYLARLAPRKRPEVFVEAAARLAAEFPAVRFRLVGPDEGRAGEVVQLAAESGADIVWEGPIGPEATDARMSEASIYVLPAVDEPYPMSVLEAMAAGLPVIVTDSCGLAPAVEESGAGIVVGDSADALTAALRRLLADQELRRAMGEAGRQAATGRFSMASIARELLTVYRRAAAGPREDDPRDGDRRLRV from the coding sequence GTGCGCGTCGTCTCCCTGGTCACCCTGGTCACCCCCACCGGCAAGTACGGCGGACCGGTCCGGGTCGCCGTCAACCAGGCGCGGGCCCTCCGCGACCGGGGGCACGAGGTGACCATCGCCGGAGCCCAGCGCGGCTACGGCGGGAGCCCGCCCACCGACCTGGACGGCGTGCCGGCGCGGCTCTTCCCCGCGCGGACGGTCCTCCCCGGAACGGGGTTCGCCGGGCTCGCCGCGCCCGGCCTGCATTCCTGGCTCAGGGAGGCGGTGGCGGAGTCGGATATCGTCCACCTCCACCTGGCCCGCGATCTCGTGACTCTTCCGGCTGCTGTACACGCGCGACGGGCCGGCGTCCCCGTCGTCCTGCAGACGCACGGGATGATCGACCCCTCGACCCACCCGCTCGCCCGTCCGCTCGACGCCTTCTGGACGCGCAGCGTGCTGCGGGACGCGGCGGCCGTCCTATATCTGACGCCACGGGAGCGCGAGGGTCTGATCGCCGTCGCCGGCGACAGGCTCCGGCTCGTCCCGCTCGGCAACGGGGTCCCGCACTCCCGCGCCCGGCAGAGCCGGAACGGTGTCGAGGTGCTGTATCTGGCCCGGCTCGCGCCGCGCAAACGCCCCGAGGTCTTCGTCGAGGCCGCCGCACGCCTGGCGGCCGAGTTCCCCGCTGTGCGCTTCCGGCTCGTCGGACCGGACGAGGGCCGGGCCGGGGAGGTCGTCCAGCTGGCCGCGGAATCCGGCGCGGACATCGTCTGGGAGGGACCGATCGGCCCGGAGGCCACCGACGCGCGAATGTCCGAGGCGTCGATCTACGTCCTGCCCGCTGTCGATGAGCCCTACCCCATGAGCGTTCTGGAGGCGATGGCGGCCGGCCTCCCCGTGATCGTCACGGACAGCTGCGGGCTGGCCCCCGCCGTGGAGGAGAGCGGCGCCGGGATCGTCGTCGGCGACTCGGCGGACGCGCTCACCGCGGCGCTCAGACGCCTCCTGGCGGATCAGGAGCTTCGCCGGGCGATGGGCGAGGCGGGACGGCAGGCCGCGACCGGGCGCTTCTCGATGGCGTCGATCGCCCGGGAGCTTCTGACGGTCTACCGGCGAGCCGCGGCCGGGCCGCGGGAAGACGATCCGCGAGACGGAGATCGCCGGCTGAGGGTCTGA